A window of Caretta caretta isolate rCarCar2 chromosome 13, rCarCar1.hap1, whole genome shotgun sequence contains these coding sequences:
- the LOC125622625 gene encoding olfactory receptor 5V1-like produces MPMENQTKVTEFIFLGFSSDPQVQIFLFLVFLVIYLVTLVGNILIMLVIGADSHLHTPMYFFLFHLSFVDICYSSITVPTMLMNFLAEHNIISVNGCITQMFFFNLLAGTEVFILSAMAYDRYAAICDPLHYTEMLSKGICVQLVSGAWTIGFLYALLNTVFTFRLHFCGPNEIRHFSCELPPLLQLSCTDTFTSQVVLFTSAVMLGAISFLLILISYIHIISTILRMSSVQGKQKTFSTCSSHMIVVGLLYLGAFIQYTKPSSVSSVALDEMVSIQYSILTPMLNPIIYSLKNKEVKTALRNILCKFKFLK; encoded by the coding sequence ATGCCAATGGAAAATCAAACCAAAGTGactgaatttatttttctggGATTTTCCAGTGACCCACAGGTGCAGATTTTCCTCTTCCTGGTGTTTTTAGTTATTTACCTGGTTACTCTGGTTGGGAACATACTGATCATGCTAGTGATTGGAGCTGATTCTCACCTTCACACCCCGATGTACTTCTTCCTCTTCCATTTATCCTTTGTCGATATCTGCTATTCCTCCATCACAGTGCCTACAATGCTGATGAACTTCCTAGCAGAGCACAACATTATTTCAGTCAATGGCTGCATTACCCAGATGTTCTTCTTTAACCTCTTAGCCGGTACAGAAGTTTTCATTCTTTCAGCAATGGCTTATGATCGCTACGCTGCCATCTGTGACCCATTACATTACACAGAGATGCTGAGCAAAGGGATCTGTGTTCAGCTGGTGAGTGGGGCATGGACTATCGGGTTTTTATATGCCCTGCTTAACACAGTTTTCACCTTCAGGTTGCATTTCTGTGGGCCCAATGAAATCCGCCATTTCAGCTGTGAGCTCCCTCCCCTATTACAACTGTCCTGCACAGATACCTTCACCAGTCAAGTGGTGCTTTTCACTTCTGCTGTGATGCTTGGAGCAATCTCCTTCCTCCTCATCCTGATCTCCTACATTCACATCATCTCCACCATCCTGAGGATGTCTTCTGTGCAGGGCAAGCAAAAAACCTTCtctacctgcagctcccacatGATTGTGGTTGGTTTGTTGTACCTGGGAGCTTTTATCCAGTACACAAAGCCCAGCTCAGTCTCCTCTGTAGCTCTGGATGAAATGGTCTCCATCCAGTACAGCATCTTGACTCCCATgctaaaccccatcatctacAGCCTGAAAAACAAGGAGGTGAAAACAGCTCTAAGGAATATATTGTGTAAATTCAAGTTTCTCAAGTAG